A genomic region of Conger conger chromosome 6, fConCon1.1, whole genome shotgun sequence contains the following coding sequences:
- the LOC133131547 gene encoding receptor for retinol uptake stra6-like translates to MDVQQAKKMGREGTTCCMAVYPASLNSVEYRVIPPCDPTADDKLFHICISAVSLAVLLILIVLARQRNPSHRKGVADLFSPVNFLDQTQPKGLTVAVLVILFCKLSVVVLSPNPLPFIQDPAFGYRECWKILALFYYPALYYPLLACGTLRNTVACVLGSLLSWAHLGVLVWQKVDCPRTPEIYKFYTLLASLPQIVCLVFLSLHYPLLLLKSRTEANGAVEGLASSYYKDYVKKILKKTPSKVSTAKPKLSKRLSDTLNAYIYTPEEVFRIPILLAASVFLSFIAIYQMTLLLVTMVLPTLHIVREGVDEDIAFLLAGFDIHLSDDRAEVVKIVVHYIWCVEVCYLSALTLTCLISLVMLMRSMVLHRSNLKALYRGDVCPHISNHVHGHQRGLQPSRPALVCWMGYTSYHAAFICIGMVIQMIVFFMCILFAAFLLIIPILHGQNLILFNMLKRTWPYWLTFFLALAVPHVTARLAFIKRDAGTRDLVNRNALFLLTYLLFLVNVLVGMVLGAWRMVVSALYNIVHLGRMDISLLNRGVEPFDPGYSCYVQYLRIEVSQSHPVMTAFCGMLLQSVRKDCGAVKKCDAEEGIHLVGQEKWRTRSLSARRAKARWLLLLTLLNNPSLLGSRKPLHRPGSAGQLNGMLSHATLATEANGKDGGKDPETPPTV, encoded by the exons ATGGATGTACAGCAGGCAAagaagatgggaagagaaggAACAACTTGCTGCATGGCCGTGTACCCAGCTAGTTTGAACAGTGTGGAGTACCG GGTCATTCCGCCATGTGACCCCACAGCCGATGACAAGCTGTTCCACATATGCATCTCCGCCGTATCT CTTGCAGTGCTGCTGATCCTCATAGTCTTGGCCAGACAGAGGAACCCAAGCCATCGGAAAGGTGTTGCAGATTTATTCAG CCCAGTAAACTTCCTGGATCAGACCCAACCGAAGGGCCTGACAGTCGCCGTGCTTGTGATCCTCTTCTGCAAGCTCTCTGTGGTGGTTCTGtccccaaaccccctccccTTCATCCAGGACCCTGCTTTCGGGTACAGAG AGTGCTGGAAGATCCTGGCCCTGTTCTATTACCCTGCTCTCTACTACCCCCTCCTGGCTTGTGGCACGCTACGTAACACGGTGGCATGCGTGCTGGGCAGCTTGCTATCCTGGGCGCACCTGGGGGTCCTTGTCTGGCAGAAGGTCGATTGCCCCAGGACTCCGGAG ATCTATAAGTTCTACACCCTGTTGGCCAGCCTGCCTCAGATCGTATGCCTGGTGTTCCTCAGCCTCCACTATCCCCTGCTACTGCTGAAGAGCCGGACAGAAGCCAATGGTGCTGTGGAG GGTCTTGCCAGCAGCTACTATAAAGACTatgtaaagaaaatattaaagaaaACCCCCTCCAAAGTCAG CACGGCCAAGCCAAAACTGTCCAAGAGGCTCTCCGATACTCTGAATGCATACATCTACACTCCAGAGGAAG TGTTCAGGATTCCCATTCTGCTGGCCGCCTCTGTGTTCCTGTCCTTCATTGCCATCTATCAG aTGACGCTGTTACTGGTAACTATGGTTCTACCCACTCTCCACATCGTCCGTGAAGGGGTGGATGAAGATATCGCCTTCCTCCTGGCTGGCTTCGACATCCATTTGTCAGACGACCGGGCAGAGGTTGTCAAGATCGTGGTCCACTATATCTGGTGTGTGGAGG TGTGCTACCTCTCTGCCTTGACGCTAACCTGCCTGATCAGCCTCGTCATGCTTATGCGCTCCATGGTCTTACACAG GTCAAACCTCAAAGCGCTATACAGGGGAGACGTATGTCCTCACATTTCTAACCATGTTCACGGCCACCAGAGGGGCTTACAACCCTCACGTCCTGCCCTGGTGTGCTGGATGGGCTACACCAGCTACCATGCCGCCTTCATCTGCATAG GGATGGTCATCCAGATGATAGTATTCTTCATGTGTATCCTGTTTGCTGCTTTTCTCCTCATCATCCCAATCCTGCATGGGCAGAACCTCATACTCTTCAACATGCTCAAACGTACATG GCCCTATTGGTTGACGTTTTTCTTGGCCTTGGCTGTTCCGCACGTCACCGCCAGACTGGCCTTCATCAAAAGGGATGCAGGGACGAGGGACTTAGTCAACAG GAACGCTCTGTTCCTGCTGACCTACCTCCTCTTCCTGGTAAACGTCCTGGTGGGGATGGTTTTGGGGGCATGGCGGATGGTGGTCAGCGCCCTCTACAACATCGTCCACCTCGGCCGCATGGACATCAGCCTGTTGAACCGCGGGGTGGAGCCCTTTGACCCTG ggtATAGTTGCTATGTGCAGTATCTGAGGATAGAGGTGAGCCAGTCCCACCCGGTGATGACGGCGTTCTGTGGGATGTTGCTGCAGTCAGTGAGGAAGGATTGCGGTGCAGTGAAGAAGTGTGATGCAGAGGAGG GCATCCATCTGGTGGGTCAGGAGAAGTGGAGGACCCGGTCCCTCAGTGCCAGGCGTGCCAAGGCCCGCTGGCTGctgctcctcaccctgctgAACAACCCCTCCCTGCTGGGGTCCAGGAAGCCCCTCCACAGACCCGGCTCCGCGGGCCAGCTGAACGGGATGCTCAGCCACGCGACCCTCGCCACGGAGGCCAACGGGAAAGATGGCGGAAAAGACCCCGAAACGCCCCCGACCGTCTGA